From the Deltaproteobacteria bacterium genome, the window CTGTTCAACAACACCCAATAGTGTTGTTTGGCCTGTTTCTCAGGATGACAATCCTTATTAATGTACTTGAGAGACCAAGAACAGTTCAAGTGAAGAAACGCCTAATGCGATGCAAACTCGGCCGTCGTTTCGAGGTGCGGAGGTCAGCTTCCCGCCGAGCCTGAACCTTATCCCTTCCGAATATCAAACTTCTTCATCTTATAGCGCAGGACCCGCTCGCTGATTCCCAAAGCCCCGGCTGCTCGGGTCTGGATCCAGTCGTGAGTCTCCAGGGCCGTGACCAGCATCTCCCGCTCGACGCAGTCCAGACGATCCTGGAGGGAGCCTTTTTCGTCGGCCGGATGGAACCGCACCTCGGGGGGCAGATCCGAGGGGCGAATCACGGCGCCCCGGAACAGGGTCGCCACCCGCTGGATCATGTGCTCGAGTTCCCGTACATTCCCGGGGAAAGCGTACTTGACTAAGGTGGTCATTGCGTCGGGATGGAAAGTCAGGGGCCGCGTGCCGCAGCGCTGGAGGAAAAACGCCGTCAGGGCCGGGATGTCCTCCCGCCGTTGCCTGAGGGGCGGAACCTTGATTTCCAGTACGTTGAGCCTATAGAACAGATCCTCCCGGAAATGCCCTTCGGCGACCATCTGCTTGAGATCCCGATTGGTGGCGGCCAGCACGCGAACATCCACGGCCAGATCCGTTTCGCTTCCCACGCGGGTGATGCGGCCCTCCTGGAGGGTCCGGAGCAGCTTAGCTTGGAGCGCCACGGAAAGCTCTCCCACCTCGTCCAGAAAGAGCGTGCCCTGGTCGGCCAGCTCGAAACGACCTTTGCGGCGCGCCGCCGCTCCAGTGAAAGCGCCTTTCTCGTGCCCGAACAGTTCGGATTCGAACAGGGCTTCCGGAATGGCGGCGCAATTGACCTCGACGAAAGGATGATCCCGGCGCGGACTCAGGAGATGGACCAGGCGGGCGATCAGTTCCTTTCCCGTGCCGCTCTCTCCGGTTATGAGAACGGTCCACGGAGTGGGCGCGATGCGGCTGACCAGGGAAAGAACCTCCCGCA encodes:
- a CDS encoding sigma-54-dependent Fis family transcriptional regulator, which produces MRILIVDDEALQRELLKGFLENQGYAVSTAEDGPSALKRLRETPFQLVLMDHRMPGMSGDAVLWEMKAMDPLVRSIMITAHGSVDTAVSVMKLGADDFLEKPVDLLDLLERIRRIEEALVIAEEAAVVSDTAEAAPLPVQVIGDSPSMREVLSLVSRIAPTPWTVLITGESGTGKELIARLVHLLSPRRDHPFVEVNCAAIPEALFESELFGHEKGAFTGAAARRKGRFELADQGTLFLDEVGELSVALQAKLLRTLQEGRITRVGSETDLAVDVRVLAATNRDLKQMVAEGHFREDLFYRLNVLEIKVPPLRQRREDIPALTAFFLQRCGTRPLTFHPDAMTTLVKYAFPGNVRELEHMIQRVATLFRGAVIRPSDLPPEVRFHPADEKGSLQDRLDCVEREMLVTALETHDWIQTRAAGALGISERVLRYKMKKFDIRKG